A section of the Candidatus Methylomirabilota bacterium genome encodes:
- the rplT gene encoding 50S ribosomal protein L20, producing MPRAKGGPKTRHRRKKILKQAKGYVGGRRKLYRTAAETVLRAGAFAYRGRKQKKRRMRGLWIIRINAACRQVGLSYSVFMAGLKRAGILLDRKVLAELAVSDPQGFAKLAETARAPRG from the coding sequence ATGCCACGGGCCAAGGGCGGACCGAAGACGCGCCACCGGCGCAAGAAGATCCTCAAGCAAGCCAAGGGGTACGTCGGCGGCCGGCGCAAGCTCTACCGGACGGCGGCCGAGACGGTCCTGCGCGCGGGCGCCTTCGCCTACCGCGGGCGCAAGCAGAAGAAGCGGCGGATGCGGGGGCTCTGGATCATCCGGATCAACGCCGCGTGCCGCCAGGTCGGGCTCTCCTATTCCGTTTTCATGGCGGGGCTCAAGCGCGCGGGGATCCTCCTCGACCGCAAGGTGCTGGCCGAGCTGGCGGTCAGCGATCCGCAGGGGTTCGCGAAGCTCGCCGAGACCGCCAGGGCGCCGCGCGGCTAG
- the rpmI gene encoding 50S ribosomal protein L35, with protein sequence MPKMKTKRGAAKRLKRTASGKLSRAGGWKQHKLEKKDPKRRRRLRANKLIDKADDARLRVLVPYL encoded by the coding sequence ATGCCGAAGATGAAGACGAAGCGAGGCGCGGCGAAACGCCTGAAGCGGACGGCCTCGGGCAAGCTCAGCCGCGCGGGTGGCTGGAAGCAGCACAAGCTCGAGAAGAAGGACCCGAAGCGCCGGCGCCGTCTGCGCGCGAACAAGCTGATCGACAAAGCGGACGACGCCCGCCTCCGGGTGCTCGTGCCCTATCTCTGA
- the infC gene encoding translation initiation factor IF-3 encodes MSQAKEIRINEGIRVREVRVVNADGAQLGILPIQQALDTARQQELDLVEVAPEAQPPVCRIMDFGKYKYTQARRLKEARKKQTTIQVKEVKMGPKTEKHDFDFKLKHVRRFLGEGHKAKVTVRFKGREMAHTELGWKMLNKMVEATQDIATADNNPRMEGRMLHIILSPKAHA; translated from the coding sequence CTGAGCCAAGCGAAAGAGATTCGCATCAACGAGGGGATCCGGGTGCGGGAGGTTCGGGTCGTGAACGCCGACGGCGCGCAGCTCGGCATCCTGCCGATCCAGCAGGCGCTCGACACGGCGCGGCAGCAGGAGCTGGACCTGGTCGAGGTGGCGCCCGAGGCGCAGCCGCCGGTGTGCCGCATCATGGACTTCGGGAAGTACAAGTACACGCAGGCGCGGCGCCTGAAGGAAGCGCGGAAGAAGCAGACCACGATCCAGGTCAAGGAAGTGAAGATGGGCCCGAAGACGGAGAAGCACGACTTCGACTTCAAGCTGAAGCACGTGCGGCGTTTCCTCGGCGAGGGCCACAAGGCGAAGGTGACCGTGCGCTTCAAGGGCCGCGAGATGGCGCACACCGAGCTCGGCTGGAAGATGCTGAACAAGATGGTGGAGGCGACGCAGGACATCGCGACCGCCGACAACAACCCCAGGATGGAGGGGCGCATGCTCCACATCATCCTGAGCCCCAAGGCGCACGCCTAG
- the thrS gene encoding threonine--tRNA ligase, which translates to MSEEERHLKLTGEFDCDPSPLATLRHSTSHVMAQAVKRLFPGVKVAIGPAIEDGFYYDFAKPEPFAPEDLEKIEAVMREIAKADYPFERQELPREEAVRFFRERGEPYKVEVLEGIDAPRVSLYRQGEFIDLCRGPHVPSTGHVKHFKLLSSSGAYWRGDERNAMLQRVYGTAWLTKEELDKHLWRLAEAKKRDHRKLGRELDLYVFQDVSPGAPFWLPHGWTMVRELERFVREALDARGYQEISTPILVNKKLWEQSGHWEHFRENMFLVESEQQIFGLKPMNCPESTLVYRHALRSYRDLPLRYADMGRLHRNERSGTLTGLFRVRQFTQDDAHIYCRPDQLQDEIRELLELVGDWYKTFALDPFLKLSTRPPKSMGTDAQWETAERALHDALKANGLAYDLNPGDGAFYGPKIDIDVQDALGRRWQLATIQIDFAQPDRFALEYIDTDGQPKRPIMVHRAIFGTFERFMGVLVEHYAGAFPTWLAPVQARVLPVSEKHAEYARAVHAKLRAAHVRAELDDRNEKLGYRIREAQLRKVPYMLVVGERESQNGTVSLRHRTGEDLGAVPLDRVLADLAREIGTRAQSLTVGRS; encoded by the coding sequence CTGTCTGAAGAAGAACGCCATCTCAAGCTGACCGGCGAGTTCGACTGCGATCCCTCGCCGCTCGCGACCCTCCGGCACTCCACCTCGCACGTGATGGCCCAGGCGGTGAAGCGCCTGTTCCCCGGCGTGAAGGTGGCGATCGGTCCCGCGATCGAAGACGGCTTCTACTACGACTTCGCGAAGCCGGAGCCGTTCGCGCCCGAGGACCTCGAGAAGATCGAGGCCGTCATGCGCGAGATCGCGAAGGCGGACTATCCGTTCGAGCGCCAGGAGCTCCCGCGCGAGGAGGCGGTCCGCTTCTTCCGCGAGCGCGGCGAGCCCTACAAGGTCGAGGTCCTCGAGGGGATCGACGCGCCCCGGGTGTCGCTCTACCGGCAGGGCGAGTTCATCGACCTCTGCCGCGGCCCGCACGTGCCGTCTACGGGCCACGTGAAGCACTTCAAGCTTCTCTCGTCCTCGGGCGCCTACTGGCGCGGCGACGAGCGGAACGCGATGCTCCAGCGCGTCTACGGCACCGCGTGGCTCACGAAGGAGGAGCTCGACAAGCATCTGTGGCGCCTCGCGGAGGCGAAGAAGCGCGACCATCGGAAGCTCGGCCGCGAGCTCGACCTCTACGTGTTCCAGGACGTCTCGCCCGGGGCGCCCTTCTGGCTTCCGCACGGCTGGACGATGGTGCGCGAGCTGGAGCGCTTCGTGCGCGAGGCGCTCGACGCGCGCGGTTATCAGGAGATCTCGACGCCGATCCTGGTCAACAAGAAGCTCTGGGAGCAGTCGGGGCACTGGGAGCACTTCCGCGAGAACATGTTCCTCGTGGAGTCCGAGCAGCAGATCTTCGGCCTCAAGCCGATGAACTGCCCGGAGTCCACGCTCGTCTACCGCCACGCGCTGCGCTCGTACCGGGACCTCCCGCTGCGCTACGCCGACATGGGCCGGCTGCACCGGAACGAGCGCTCGGGGACCCTGACGGGCCTCTTCCGCGTGCGCCAGTTCACGCAGGACGACGCGCACATCTACTGCCGCCCCGACCAGCTCCAGGACGAGATCAGGGAGCTGCTCGAGCTCGTCGGCGACTGGTACAAGACCTTCGCACTCGACCCGTTCCTCAAGCTGTCCACGCGCCCGCCGAAGTCGATGGGGACCGACGCGCAGTGGGAGACGGCCGAGCGGGCCCTGCACGACGCGCTCAAGGCGAACGGGCTCGCGTACGACCTGAACCCGGGTGACGGCGCGTTCTACGGGCCGAAGATCGACATCGACGTCCAGGACGCGCTCGGGCGCCGCTGGCAGCTGGCGACCATCCAGATCGACTTCGCCCAACCGGACCGGTTCGCGCTCGAGTACATCGATACCGACGGACAGCCGAAGCGCCCGATCATGGTCCACCGCGCGATCTTCGGCACCTTCGAGCGCTTCATGGGCGTCCTCGTCGAGCACTACGCGGGCGCGTTCCCGACCTGGCTCGCGCCGGTCCAGGCGCGCGTGCTGCCGGTCAGTGAGAAGCACGCCGAGTACGCGCGCGCGGTGCACGCGAAGCTGCGCGCCGCGCACGTGCGGGCCGAGCTCGACGACCGCAACGAGAAGCTCGGTTACAGGATCCGCGAGGCGCAGCTCCGGAAGGTCCCGTACATGCTCGTGGTCGGCGAGCGCGAGAGCCAGAACGGGACCGTCAGTCTCCGGCATCGGACGGGCGAGGACCTCGGCGCGGTCCCGCTCGACCGGGTGCTGGCCGACCTCGCGCGCGAGATCGGCACGCGCGCGCAGAGCCTCACCGTGGGCCGCTCGTGA
- a CDS encoding TonB C-terminal domain-containing protein: MLPTLLERLRRRPAVAIATSLAMHLLVLGALVWVRPPVGRYDVKRGEPLFVELPKTDEEALRGLPGAPAPVPDKPAPPAARPAPAPKPAPRAEPKPAAPRTPVLAKSAPRPAVPLPKDDLAPEPAKPAPAKPDIPPANPAVAEAKPPVLQPKEAPREAAEAPPAPRVASVPPTPDIRSLPGAPGTGGAGGRGEGRAGIEGEPIPLDSKDPRYSDYLDRVRRMIKEKWAYPCVKDEASGRCDYKSTSLVIEFGILKDGRVPFVTVRRPSDFDVYDAYAVNAILFASPFPPVPDSLTRGKNGIPILANFSYIVESSLTNLLR; the protein is encoded by the coding sequence ATGCTCCCGACTCTGCTCGAGCGGCTCCGGCGCCGGCCCGCCGTGGCGATCGCGACGTCGCTCGCCATGCACCTGCTCGTGCTCGGGGCGCTCGTCTGGGTGAGACCGCCGGTGGGCCGGTACGACGTCAAGCGCGGCGAGCCGCTCTTCGTCGAGCTGCCGAAGACGGACGAGGAGGCCCTGCGGGGGCTGCCCGGCGCGCCCGCCCCGGTGCCGGACAAGCCGGCCCCGCCCGCCGCCAGGCCCGCGCCCGCGCCGAAACCCGCGCCGCGCGCCGAGCCGAAGCCCGCGGCGCCCCGGACGCCCGTCCTGGCGAAGTCCGCGCCGAGGCCCGCCGTGCCGCTCCCGAAGGACGACCTCGCCCCGGAGCCCGCGAAGCCCGCGCCGGCCAAACCCGACATCCCGCCCGCCAACCCGGCCGTGGCCGAGGCGAAGCCGCCGGTCCTTCAGCCGAAAGAGGCGCCGCGGGAGGCGGCCGAAGCCCCGCCGGCGCCGCGGGTCGCGAGCGTGCCGCCGACGCCGGACATCCGCTCCCTGCCGGGGGCTCCCGGCACCGGAGGCGCGGGCGGGCGCGGCGAGGGGCGGGCGGGCATCGAGGGCGAGCCGATCCCGCTGGACTCGAAGGACCCCAGGTACAGCGATTACCTCGACCGGGTCCGGCGGATGATCAAGGAGAAGTGGGCCTACCCCTGCGTGAAGGACGAGGCGTCGGGACGGTGCGACTACAAGAGCACCTCGCTCGTCATCGAGTTCGGGATCCTCAAGGACGGCCGGGTGCCCTTCGTGACCGTGCGCCGGCCGTCGGACTTCGACGTTTATGACGCGTACGCCGTGAACGCGATCCTGTTCGCCTCGCCGTTCCCGCCCGTCCCCGACTCCCTCACGCGGGGCAAGAATGGCATCCCGATCCTGGCGAACTTCAGCTATATCGTCGAGTCCTCGTTGACGAATCTGCTGAGGTAG
- the aroF gene encoding 3-deoxy-7-phosphoheptulonate synthase: MIIVLKAGSSDAEVEDVCRRIERMGYQAHTIRGELRTVIGAVGDDRGKERLKSLESLECVETVQPILQPFKLASREVRHESTVVPVGDVRIGGKAVVVMAGPCSVESREQVLEVAQKVKAGGARILRGGAFKPRTSPYSFQGLEEEGLKYLAEARRETGLPVVTEVMEPEKVDLVAQYSDVLQIGARSVQNFSLLRRVAETRKPVLLKRGMATSIQEWLLSAEYVLAGGNPHVILCERGIRTFETATRFTLDLSAVPVVKKLSHLPVVVDPSHGTGHWEYVEAMAMAGVAAGADGLLIEVHPKPEEALSDGSQSLKPERFAALIGRVRRIAQALDRDL; this comes from the coding sequence ATGATCATCGTGCTCAAGGCCGGGTCGTCGGACGCGGAAGTCGAGGACGTGTGTCGTCGCATCGAGCGGATGGGGTATCAAGCCCACACCATCCGCGGCGAGCTCCGGACGGTCATCGGCGCCGTCGGCGACGACCGCGGGAAGGAGCGGCTCAAGAGCCTCGAGTCGCTCGAGTGCGTGGAGACGGTCCAGCCGATCCTGCAGCCCTTCAAGCTCGCGAGCCGCGAGGTGCGTCACGAGTCGACGGTCGTCCCGGTGGGTGACGTGCGCATCGGCGGCAAGGCCGTCGTGGTGATGGCGGGGCCCTGCTCCGTGGAGTCGCGCGAGCAGGTCCTCGAGGTCGCGCAGAAGGTGAAGGCGGGCGGCGCGCGCATCCTCCGCGGCGGCGCCTTCAAGCCCCGCACGTCGCCCTACTCGTTCCAGGGGCTCGAGGAGGAGGGGCTCAAGTACCTCGCCGAGGCCAGGCGCGAGACCGGGCTCCCCGTCGTGACGGAGGTCATGGAGCCGGAAAAGGTGGACCTCGTCGCGCAGTACTCGGACGTCCTCCAGATCGGGGCGCGCAGCGTGCAGAACTTCTCGCTCCTCCGGCGCGTCGCGGAGACGAGGAAGCCCGTGCTCCTGAAGCGCGGCATGGCCACCTCGATCCAGGAGTGGCTCCTGTCGGCGGAGTACGTCCTCGCCGGCGGCAACCCGCACGTGATCCTCTGCGAGCGCGGCATCCGCACGTTCGAGACCGCCACGCGCTTCACGCTCGACCTCAGCGCGGTCCCGGTCGTGAAGAAGCTCTCCCACCTGCCGGTCGTCGTGGACCCGAGCCACGGCACGGGGCACTGGGAGTACGTCGAGGCGATGGCGATGGCGGGGGTGGCGGCCGGCGCCGACGGCCTGCTCATCGAGGTGCACCCGAAGCCCGAGGAGGCGCTCTCGGACGGTTCCCAGTCGCTCAAGCCGGAGCGGTTCGCCGCGCTGATCGGCCGCGTGCGCCGGATCGCTCAGGCGCTCGACCGGGACCTGTAG
- a CDS encoding TVP38/TMEM64 family protein, whose protein sequence is MTDRARWAIVTSVLFVLLTAVVWVVVADAPFVRWLIRLYQDKHFLKETVRSWGWMAPLVFIAIQAFQVIISPIPGEVTGPVGGALFGTFWGVIYSTIGLTAGTLFCFWVGRRWGEPLVRPWLSEHNWNRMNFILEAEGAIICFVLYLIPGFPKDIISYLFGISPMPFWIFALVSTVGRIPGTIISSYFGAHIAEQQYIYAVAFMAIVIACCLPFYYYRDRLVKRFRKAKADDSQV, encoded by the coding sequence ATGACGGATCGCGCGCGCTGGGCGATCGTCACGAGCGTTCTCTTCGTCCTGCTGACCGCGGTCGTCTGGGTCGTGGTCGCCGACGCGCCCTTCGTCCGCTGGTTGATCCGCCTCTACCAGGACAAGCACTTCCTGAAGGAGACCGTCCGCTCGTGGGGCTGGATGGCGCCGCTCGTCTTCATCGCCATCCAGGCGTTCCAGGTCATCATCTCGCCGATTCCGGGCGAGGTCACCGGCCCCGTCGGCGGCGCGCTCTTCGGCACGTTCTGGGGCGTGATCTACTCGACCATCGGCCTCACGGCCGGCACGCTCTTCTGCTTCTGGGTGGGCCGGCGCTGGGGCGAGCCGCTCGTGCGGCCATGGCTCAGCGAGCACAACTGGAATCGGATGAACTTCATCCTGGAGGCCGAGGGCGCGATCATCTGCTTCGTCCTCTACCTGATCCCGGGCTTTCCCAAGGACATCATCTCCTACCTCTTCGGGATCAGCCCGATGCCCTTCTGGATCTTCGCGCTGGTCTCGACGGTCGGGAGGATCCCCGGCACGATCATCTCCTCCTACTTCGGCGCCCACATCGCCGAGCAGCAGTACATCTACGCGGTCGCGTTCATGGCCATCGTGATCGCGTGCTGCCTGCCGTTCTATTACTACCGCGACCGCCTCGTGAAGCGCTTCCGCAAGGCCAAGGCCGACGACAGCCAGGTCTAG